The stretch of DNA TAGCCGGAAGTCGGCCGGGAGTCGGTCGGGAGCCGGCCGGGGGCGCGTCGGCGAGGGGTGTGCGCCCCCGGCGGGTGGGAAGCGGATGCGGGTGCGGGGTGGGCGGGGCAGGATCGTAGGCTCGATGTTCCATCCCCAGCCTGAGGACGTCGGTGACTTCCCCCTTCCGCCTGGTGCGCAGCCCCCTGGCCCTGCCCGCCCCGCCCGTACTGGACGAGTACCAACGGGCGGTGGCCGAGCACGCGGGCGGCCCGCTGCTGGTGCTGGCCGGGCCCGGGACGGGGAAGACCACCACCCTGGTGGAGTCGGTGGCCCGGCGGATCGAGCGGGGGACGGACCCGGAGCGGATCCTGGTGCTCACCTTCAGCCGCAAGGCGGCGATGGAGCTGCGGGACCGGATGACGGCCCGGCTCGGGGTGGGCGACGTCGTTGCGCCCACCCCGCAGGCCACGACTTTTCATTCGTTCTGCTACGCCCTGCTGCGCGAGCACCAGACGCCGGAGGAGTACGCGGAGCCGCTGCGGCTGCTGTCCGGGCCCGAGCAGGACGTGATGGTGCGCGAGCTGCTGGCGGGCGGGGCGGAGGACGCCCGGGACGGGGTCGGGCGGATCGCCTGGCCGTTGGACCTGCGGGCCTGCCTGACCACGCGCGGGTTCGCCGACGAGGTGCGAGCGGTGCTGGCGCGCAGCCGGGAGCTGGGCCTGGGCGAGGCGGAGCTGGGCCGGTTCGCGGCCGGGGTGCAGCGGCCGGACTGGGCCGCCGCCGCGCTCTTCCTGGCCGAGTACCTGGACGTGCTCGACCTGCGGGGCGTGCTCGACTACGCGGAGCTGGTGCACCGGGCCGTGCTGCTGGCCGAGCGGGCCGAGGTCGGGGCCGCGCTGCGGGAGCGCTACGAGGCCGTGTACGTGGACGAGTACCAGGACACCGACCCCTCGCAGGTGCGGCTGCTGCGGGCGCTGGCGGGCGGCGGCCGGGACCTGGTCGCGGTCGGCGACCCGGACCAGTCGATCTACGCGTTCCGGGGTGCCGACATCAACGGCATCCTCGACTTCCCGCAGGCCTTCCCGCAGGCGGACGGGCGGCCGGCCGAGGTGAAGGTGCTGCGGGTCTCGCGGCGCTCGGGCGCGGTGCTGCTGGCCGCCACGCGGGAGCTGGCGCGGCGGATGCCGATGGGTCGGCTGCCGGCCGGGAAGCTGGCGGAGCACCGGGCGCTGCTGCCCGCCCGGGAGGGCGGGCAGGCGGAGGTGTACACCTACCCCACGCCCGGGGCGGAGCTGGATTCGGTGGCGGACCTGCTGCGGCGGGCCCACCTGGAGGACGGGGTGCCGTGGGGGGAGATGGCGGTGCTGGTCCGCGCCGGGGCGCGGTCGATTCCGGGCGTGCGGCGGGCGCTGGGCGCGGCGGGGGTGCCGCTGGAGATCGACGGTGACGATCTGCCGCTGCGCGAGGAGCCGGGGGTGGCGCCGCTGCTGCTCGCCCTGCGGGTCTGCGCGGGGCCGGCCGCGCTGTGCGACGCGGAGACGGCGCGGACGCTGCTGACCGGGCCGCTGGGCGGGTTGGACGGGGCGGACCTGCGGCGGCTGGGGCGGGCGTTGCGGGAGGAGGAGCGGCGGCACCTGCGGGGTGCCTCCGGCGGTGAGCTCGCCGATTCCGAGCTGCGCGAGGAGGGCGGGGGTGTGGTTGGTGAGGCGGCTGCGGGCTCTGAGCTTCCGCTGCGCGCAGTTCCCCGCGCCCCCATTGAGCCCGCCTTCGGCGAGGCCCCTCGCGGTGCTGTGGTGGTCCGTAGCGCTGAGGAGCTGATCCGGGAGGCGTTGGCGGAGCCGGAGCGGTTGGTGGCGTTCGAGCTGGGGGCGGCTCGGCGGGTTTACGAGGTGGGGGTGCTGCTGCGGAAGGTCAGGGAGTTGCTGGCCGGGGGCGGTGGGGCCGAGGAGGCGCTGTGGGAGCTGTGGGACGGGAGCCGGCGGTGGCGGGAGCGGTTGGAGCGGGCGGCGCTGCGGGGTGGGGCGGCCGGGCGTAACGCGGATCGGGATCTGGACGCGCTCTGTGCGCTGTTCGAGACGGCCGCGCGGGCCGAGGAGCAGGTGGCGGGGCACCGGGGGGCGTTGGAGTTCCTGGCGGAGCTGGAGGCCCAGGACATCGCGGCGGACACGCTGACGGTGCGGGCGGTGCGGCCGGAGGCGGTGCGGTTGATGACGGCGCACCGGTCGAAGGGTCTTGAGTGGCGGGTGGTGGTGGTCGCGGGGGTGCAGGAGGGGCTCTGGCCCGACCTGCGGCGCCGCGGTTCGCTGCTGGAGGCGGACCGGATCGGACGGGACGGGCTGGCCGAGCCGCTCTCGCCGGCGGCGCTGCTGGGGGAGGAACGGCGGCTGTTCTACACCGCGGCGACCCGGGCCAAGGAGCGGCTGATCGTCACGGCGGTGAAGGCGCCGGCCGAGGACGGGGACGAGCCCTCGCGGTTCCTGCGCGAGCTCTACCGGGAGGAGCTGGACCCACGGACCGGGAAGGTGACGGCCCGGCGGCCGCAGGTGACCGTCGAGGACGTGACGCACCGGCCGCGCAGGCCGCTCGCGGTGGCCGCGCTGGTGGCGGAGCTGCGCGCGGTCACGGTGGATCCGGGCCGTAGCCCCGAGCTGCGGCGGGCCGCCGCCGAGCGGTTGGCGCAGCTGGCCGAGGCGCGGGACGAGGACGGGGTGCCGCTGGTGCCCGCCGCGCACCCGGACCGGTGGTGGGGGCTGGTGGACCGCACGGAGGCGAGTGAGCCGCTGCGGCAGCCG from Kitasatospora sp. MMS16-BH015 encodes:
- a CDS encoding ATP-dependent DNA helicase, with the translated sequence MTSPFRLVRSPLALPAPPVLDEYQRAVAEHAGGPLLVLAGPGTGKTTTLVESVARRIERGTDPERILVLTFSRKAAMELRDRMTARLGVGDVVAPTPQATTFHSFCYALLREHQTPEEYAEPLRLLSGPEQDVMVRELLAGGAEDARDGVGRIAWPLDLRACLTTRGFADEVRAVLARSRELGLGEAELGRFAAGVQRPDWAAAALFLAEYLDVLDLRGVLDYAELVHRAVLLAERAEVGAALRERYEAVYVDEYQDTDPSQVRLLRALAGGGRDLVAVGDPDQSIYAFRGADINGILDFPQAFPQADGRPAEVKVLRVSRRSGAVLLAATRELARRMPMGRLPAGKLAEHRALLPAREGGQAEVYTYPTPGAELDSVADLLRRAHLEDGVPWGEMAVLVRAGARSIPGVRRALGAAGVPLEIDGDDLPLREEPGVAPLLLALRVCAGPAALCDAETARTLLTGPLGGLDGADLRRLGRALREEERRHLRGASGGELADSELREEGGGVVGEAAAGSELPLRAVPRAPIEPAFGEAPRGAVVVRSAEELIREALAEPERLVAFELGAARRVYEVGVLLRKVRELLAGGGGAEEALWELWDGSRRWRERLERAALRGGAAGRNADRDLDALCALFETAARAEEQVAGHRGALEFLAELEAQDIAADTLTVRAVRPEAVRLMTAHRSKGLEWRVVVVAGVQEGLWPDLRRRGSLLEADRIGRDGLAEPLSPAALLGEERRLFYTAATRAKERLIVTAVKAPAEDGDEPSRFLRELYREELDPRTGKVTARRPQVTVEDVTHRPRRPLAVAALVAELRAVTVDPGRSPELRRAAAERLAQLAEARDEDGVPLVPAAHPDRWWGLVDRTEASEPLRQPDVPVRLSGSGLEQLEGCSLQWFLDKDVKAATTTTAAQGFGNVVHALADEVGSGRTPADLAVLMARLDTVWDALAFDAPWKSRQEKEQARAALERFLHWHVLERGRTTVATEQGFDLTIPVGEVEIRIRGSMDRVERDEAGRAYVVDFKTGKQLPTDKSMPRHRQLAVYQLAVEHGALADLPGFEEGAVAGGAELVHLREPAKGAPEEPKVQHQGPATEPWVSDLLAEAAGKVLAERFVPTTGEGCARCAFRSSCSAQRDGRQIID